The following coding sequences lie in one Natranaerobius trueperi genomic window:
- the rpsF gene encoding 30S ribosomal protein S6 has translation MRKYEVVTIFTPDLEEKQVEEANNWIKSIIEKYDGEVQETEKWGKKRLAYSINDYQEGIYSITTFTGDKQVTEELERSFRMSEQVIRYLITRLDD, from the coding sequence ATGAGAAAGTACGAAGTAGTTACTATTTTTACCCCTGATCTAGAAGAAAAGCAGGTAGAAGAAGCAAATAACTGGATTAAATCAATTATTGAAAAGTATGACGGTGAAGTTCAGGAAACTGAAAAATGGGGTAAGAAGCGTTTAGCTTATAGTATTAATGACTATCAAGAAGGTATCTATTCTATTACTACGTTTACTGGAGACAAACAGGTGACTGAAGAGTTAGAACGTTCTTTTAGAATGAGTGAACAAGTTATTAGATACCTTATAACAAGATTAGATGACTAA
- a CDS encoding single-stranded DNA-binding protein produces MLNQVVLIGRLTRDPELRYTPGNGVAVCNFSLAVERPFTNRQGEREADFINIVTWRKQAEQCANHLGKGRLVAVNGRLQMRSYETQDGQTRRVAEVVGESVRFLDWPKNSNKNSGSNYSESGFGNQGSSDNSGSDQFGFGGEEYQVDDDDVPF; encoded by the coding sequence TTGCTAAATCAAGTGGTACTTATCGGTCGATTGACCCGTGATCCAGAGCTTCGATATACTCCTGGAAACGGTGTGGCTGTTTGTAATTTTAGCTTGGCGGTTGAGAGACCTTTTACAAATCGACAAGGTGAACGAGAAGCCGATTTTATTAATATTGTCACTTGGAGAAAACAAGCGGAACAATGTGCTAATCACCTAGGAAAAGGGAGATTAGTTGCCGTCAATGGAAGACTTCAGATGCGAAGCTATGAGACTCAAGATGGACAAACTAGAAGAGTTGCTGAAGTTGTGGGTGAATCAGTTCGCTTTTTAGACTGGCCTAAAAATTCAAATAAAAACTCTGGTTCTAATTATTCTGAGTCGGGTTTTGGAAACCAAGGAAGTTCAGATAATTCTGGAAGTGACCAATTTGGATTTGGTGGTGAAGAATACCAAGTGGATGATGATGATGTACCCTTTTAA
- the rpsR gene encoding 30S ribosomal protein S18, with protein sequence MARRKRRNKVCNFCADKISEIDYKQVDKLKKYVTERGKILPRRINGNCAKHQRQLTGAIKRARHIALLPYTVED encoded by the coding sequence TTGGCACGACGAAAAAGAAGAAACAAAGTGTGTAATTTTTGTGCTGATAAAATCAGTGAAATTGACTACAAACAAGTAGATAAGCTTAAAAAATATGTTACTGAACGAGGAAAAATTCTTCCTCGTAGAATAAATGGAAACTGTGCAAAACATCAACGTCAATTGACAGGAGCAATTAAACGAGCTAGACATATAGCTTTACTACCATATACAGTTGAAGACTAA
- a CDS encoding MazG-like family protein produces MTWKNESSNIAKNIRYLEWLKGELVESVGKLFKALMEGSEKLILDALTGILITVYLLAKKVGIDFDDLEAATFKKVDDQILKDHEAERWYGDLSSLKAYFENQKR; encoded by the coding sequence ATGACCTGGAAAAATGAAAGTTCTAATATTGCTAAAAATATTCGTTATTTAGAGTGGCTTAAAGGTGAATTAGTGGAGTCTGTTGGGAAACTTTTCAAAGCTTTGATGGAAGGATCAGAAAAATTAATTCTAGATGCTCTAACTGGTATTTTAATTACAGTATATTTACTTGCTAAAAAGGTAGGAATAGACTTTGATGACTTAGAAGCTGCTACTTTCAAAAAAGTAGATGATCAAATCTTAAAAGATCATGAAGCAGAGAGATGGTACGGGGATTTAAGTTCTTTAAAGGCATATTTTGAAAATCAAAAGAGGTGA
- a CDS encoding YybS family protein, with the protein MTSSPNTKYITEGAILTALFVVLSLAVYVLPIVLLSLIILPIPYVVIFFRTNVKIFLMSALIGLTILVMIVDPIYAVVSSLIATVIGGFLGYALNSNWSAIKTLLAGSVSILTLVMISLGLTQIILEIDIVKETVNLFEVTIDAQEQSLENMGVSESQIKELGELGDMFYDNIMVFFPSGIITASVILGFLQVSINIKILEKLGYAIKKLPKFRNWRFPIFFTWFYVLATLIMLLTSDIYGYWGMLSANLFFISNWILLVHGLATIYWYFKEKKNLSNFVTILIIILGLTISFLNMVIVLIGISDQLFNFREALSK; encoded by the coding sequence ATGACTAGCTCACCGAACACTAAATACATTACAGAAGGTGCTATATTAACAGCTCTATTCGTTGTTCTTTCATTGGCTGTCTATGTATTGCCAATTGTATTGCTTTCATTGATTATATTACCAATACCATATGTGGTTATTTTTTTTCGAACAAATGTTAAAATATTTTTGATGTCTGCATTGATTGGTTTAACAATATTGGTTATGATTGTTGATCCGATCTATGCTGTGGTCTCTAGTTTGATTGCTACGGTAATAGGAGGTTTTTTAGGCTATGCTTTAAATTCTAATTGGTCAGCTATAAAAACACTTCTTGCAGGGAGTGTTTCGATTCTTACACTTGTAATGATTTCACTAGGATTAACACAGATTATTCTAGAAATTGATATAGTTAAGGAAACAGTAAACTTATTTGAAGTTACTATAGATGCTCAAGAACAAAGTTTAGAAAACATGGGAGTATCAGAGTCTCAAATCAAAGAGTTAGGAGAACTAGGTGATATGTTTTATGATAATATTATGGTGTTTTTCCCTAGTGGTATCATTACGGCTTCAGTTATTTTAGGATTTTTACAGGTTTCTATAAATATTAAAATATTAGAAAAACTAGGATACGCGATTAAAAAATTACCCAAGTTTAGAAATTGGCGTTTTCCAATTTTTTTTACGTGGTTTTACGTTCTAGCTACCTTAATAATGCTATTAACTTCTGATATCTATGGATATTGGGGAATGCTTTCTGCTAATCTATTCTTTATATCAAATTGGATTCTACTAGTCCATGGACTAGCGACTATTTATTGGTATTTTAAAGAAAAGAAAAACCTATCTAATTTTGTAACAATTTTAATTATAATTTTAGGTTTAACTATATCTTTTCTGAATATGGTAATAGTTTTGATTGGAATATCAGATCAATTATTTAATTTTCGAGAAGCTTTATCTAAATAA
- the rplI gene encoding 50S ribosomal protein L9, which yields MKVILQQDVKKLGKQGEIKDVNEGYARNFLIPRGLAVEASKGNIKDLELQQKKEQEKQAKKLKEAQDLKKQLEDEKVVIYQKTGDGGKVFGSVTNKDVGKQLKNKGYKVDKKKIEMDPIKTLGTHQVNIKLHPDVNAQLDVQVVEK from the coding sequence ATGAAGGTTATTTTACAACAGGATGTTAAAAAACTAGGAAAACAGGGAGAAATTAAAGATGTGAACGAGGGTTATGCAAGAAACTTTTTGATCCCTCGAGGATTAGCGGTTGAAGCAAGTAAAGGCAATATCAAAGATTTAGAGTTACAGCAAAAAAAGGAACAAGAAAAACAAGCTAAAAAATTAAAAGAAGCACAAGATCTAAAAAAACAACTAGAAGACGAAAAAGTTGTAATTTATCAAAAGACCGGAGATGGTGGTAAAGTTTTCGGCTCAGTTACGAATAAAGATGTTGGGAAACAACTTAAAAATAAAGGCTATAAAGTTGATAAGAAAAAGATTGAGATGGATCCGATTAAGACTTTAGGAACTCACCAAGTAAATATTAAATTACATCCAGATGTCAATGCTCAATTAGATGTTCAAGTGGTAGAAAAATAA
- the dnaB gene encoding replicative DNA helicase encodes MAEITDRLPPQNVEAEQSVLGAMLIDGEAISTVTEILKTNDFYKDSHEKIYEAILKLGEEGEPVDLVTLSEQLRNDGILEAIGGIDYLTDLANAVPTSAHVHYYAKIVQEKSLLRQLISASTKIVSMSYEDPDEVEKLLDESEKLIFEVSQKTSTQDFVPVKEVLMETFDKIEHLYHNQGNVTGIPTGFIDLDQRLSGLQPSDLVILAARPSMGKTTLALNMAQHIAVKEDRPVAIFSLEMSKDQLVQRMLCAEAQIDAHRLRTGNLSSEDWPKMTKAIGPLSEAPIFIDDTASITVMEMRAKARRLKAEHGLEAIFIDYLQLMQGSKNPENRQQEISQISRALKSLAKELNVPVISLSQLSRAVEQRQEKRPMLSDLLESGGIEANADVVLFIYRDDYYNPDSEKQNIAEVIVAKQRNGPIGTVDLWFENQHNKFLSIDYRYDDQV; translated from the coding sequence GTGGCAGAAATTACAGATCGACTTCCTCCGCAGAATGTGGAAGCAGAACAATCTGTTTTAGGAGCAATGTTAATTGATGGGGAAGCAATATCAACTGTTACAGAAATTTTAAAAACTAATGATTTTTATAAAGATTCTCATGAAAAAATATATGAAGCTATTCTCAAGCTAGGTGAAGAAGGAGAGCCAGTAGATTTAGTAACTCTTTCTGAACAATTGAGAAATGACGGCATTTTGGAGGCTATTGGTGGGATTGACTATCTAACAGATCTAGCAAATGCAGTTCCGACATCAGCACATGTCCACTATTACGCAAAAATTGTTCAAGAAAAATCACTTTTACGACAACTAATTTCAGCTTCAACGAAAATAGTTAGTATGAGTTATGAGGATCCTGATGAAGTTGAGAAATTGCTTGATGAATCAGAGAAGTTAATCTTTGAAGTAAGCCAAAAGACAAGCACTCAAGATTTTGTTCCTGTAAAAGAAGTTTTGATGGAAACCTTTGATAAGATTGAACACTTATACCATAATCAAGGTAATGTTACAGGAATTCCGACTGGTTTTATTGACTTAGACCAAAGATTATCTGGGTTACAACCATCTGACCTAGTGATTTTAGCTGCTCGTCCTTCAATGGGTAAGACAACACTAGCTTTAAATATGGCACAACACATAGCAGTTAAGGAGGACCGCCCTGTAGCTATTTTTAGTTTAGAGATGAGTAAAGATCAGTTAGTTCAAAGGATGCTATGTGCAGAAGCTCAAATTGATGCCCATAGATTAAGAACAGGTAATTTATCTAGTGAGGATTGGCCCAAAATGACAAAAGCTATAGGACCTTTATCTGAAGCTCCTATATTTATTGATGATACAGCATCTATTACAGTTATGGAGATGAGAGCAAAAGCGAGGCGATTAAAAGCAGAACATGGATTAGAAGCCATCTTCATAGACTATTTACAGTTAATGCAAGGTAGTAAAAATCCAGAAAACAGACAACAAGAAATATCACAAATATCTAGAGCCTTAAAATCACTAGCAAAAGAACTTAATGTCCCAGTAATTTCACTATCACAGCTTTCACGAGCTGTTGAACAAAGACAGGAAAAACGTCCTATGTTAAGTGATCTTTTAGAATCTGGTGGTATAGAAGCAAACGCTGATGTTGTTTTGTTTATTTATAGAGATGATTACTATAATCCAGACAGTGAAAAACAAAATATAGCCGAAGTAATAGTTGCGAAACAGAGAAATGGTCCTATAGGTACTGTTGATCTTTGGTTTGAAAATCAACACAACAAATTTTTATCGATTGATTATCGTTATGATGATCAAGTTTAG
- a CDS encoding adenylosuccinate synthase has translation MSGVVVVGTQWGDEGKGKITDFLAETADVIVRYQGGNNAGHTVKIGEKEYKLHLIPSGIFYGGKTCVLGNGMVIDPQALIDELDYLKQNSVEANHLVISDRAHVIMPYHKVIDGLEESSRGEQKIGTTGKGIGPCYMDKASRVGIRMSDLQDDEELEEKIRLAVTRKNLLLEKMYDVETFDPEEVISEYKEYAKKIRPYIKDTSVILERFNEEKKKMVFEGAQGTLLDLDHGTYPYVTASNPVVGGACSGTGVAPSNISDVAGVVKAYCTRVGDGPFPSELTNEIGDRIREKGNEFGTTTGRPRRTGWLDTVILNYAKRINGLNHIVLTLVDVLSGFETVKICVGYKYRGEVIKHFPASQKILSECSPIYEEIPGWYEDISQIEKFEDFPDNARKYVKRIEELTSLPVSIVSVGPKRSQTKVRNKIFE, from the coding sequence ATGTCTGGAGTAGTAGTTGTAGGAACACAATGGGGAGACGAAGGAAAAGGTAAAATTACCGATTTTCTTGCAGAAACAGCTGATGTAATTGTTAGATATCAAGGAGGTAATAATGCTGGCCATACTGTTAAAATAGGTGAGAAAGAATACAAGTTACATTTAATTCCTTCCGGAATTTTCTATGGTGGAAAAACTTGTGTTCTTGGAAATGGTATGGTTATTGACCCACAGGCGTTAATTGATGAATTAGATTACTTAAAACAAAATAGTGTAGAAGCGAACCATTTAGTTATTAGTGACCGTGCTCATGTGATTATGCCTTATCATAAAGTGATAGATGGTCTAGAAGAATCTTCTCGAGGAGAACAAAAGATTGGAACTACAGGGAAAGGGATTGGACCATGCTATATGGATAAAGCCTCAAGAGTTGGTATCAGAATGAGCGATTTACAAGATGATGAAGAGTTAGAAGAAAAAATTCGTTTGGCTGTGACTAGGAAAAATCTATTGTTAGAAAAAATGTATGATGTCGAGACTTTTGATCCGGAAGAAGTTATTTCAGAATATAAAGAATATGCTAAAAAGATAAGACCATATATAAAAGATACTTCAGTGATATTAGAAAGATTTAATGAAGAGAAAAAAAAGATGGTGTTTGAGGGTGCTCAAGGAACTCTTCTTGACTTAGATCATGGAACTTATCCTTACGTAACTGCATCTAATCCTGTGGTAGGAGGTGCCTGTTCTGGTACGGGTGTAGCACCGAGTAATATATCTGATGTAGCTGGTGTGGTAAAAGCTTACTGTACTAGAGTTGGAGATGGGCCTTTTCCTAGTGAGTTAACAAATGAAATTGGAGACAGAATAAGGGAAAAGGGCAATGAATTTGGAACAACAACAGGGCGCCCTAGAAGAACAGGCTGGTTAGATACGGTGATTTTAAATTATGCTAAAAGAATAAATGGATTAAACCATATTGTTCTAACACTAGTAGATGTCCTATCTGGGTTTGAAACTGTAAAAATTTGTGTAGGTTATAAATACCGTGGAGAAGTAATAAAACATTTCCCGGCAAGTCAAAAAATACTTTCAGAATGTAGTCCTATATATGAAGAAATACCAGGTTGGTATGAGGACATCTCTCAAATAGAAAAATTTGAAGATTTTCCTGATAATGCAAGAAAATATGTTAAGCGGATAGAAGAGCTTACTTCTCTACCAGTATCTATTGTTTCTGTGGGTCCCAAAAGATCACAAACTAAAGTTCGAAATAAAATTTTTGAATAA
- a CDS encoding LysM peptidoglycan-binding domain-containing M23 family metallopeptidase, with amino-acid sequence METKPFSEYMKLVSPLKRITIFCIIVLIIGTGILTYRNHQKFLEGYVKVLYLDDREVAVFSSEDKEKIEHSIEQAKNNAKSDYDLDNITIAEELCVEKEHRMDADLDDISEIENYLESTITVMVKANAIYVDDKQVAFVQDDVTSDELLDKVGEQFISKDGQVEDIEVQEEITIEETRVHPDKIMDKESAINVLIEGSKYTENYEVNEGESLWSIASNEGKTVSELRKANPQLDEKTLRPGEKIRLQKSDSYVNVEATEKRQVKESISYDTEYRTDSSMWSGETRVVEPGKAGVRVVTYRVVKENGEEKTREVLNKEVIEEPKNRVVARGTSARPGAMSNDGRFLFPIDPSEGKITSRYGKRGRGFHQGLDYGASQGTPVRAAADGKVTHSGYRGGYGNLVIISHSNGYETYYAHNSSNHVSTGEYVNQGDVVALVGSTGNSTGPHLHFEIHRNGQHTDPLNYFNTSDL; translated from the coding sequence ATGGAAACTAAGCCTTTTTCAGAATATATGAAACTCGTTTCCCCTTTAAAAAGAATTACTATCTTTTGTATAATTGTTTTGATTATAGGTACAGGTATACTTACATATAGAAACCACCAGAAATTTTTAGAGGGCTATGTTAAAGTTCTATATTTAGATGATCGAGAAGTTGCTGTTTTTTCTAGTGAAGATAAAGAAAAAATTGAACATAGTATTGAACAAGCCAAAAATAACGCAAAATCTGATTATGATTTAGATAATATTACTATTGCTGAAGAGCTCTGTGTAGAAAAAGAACATAGAATGGATGCAGACTTAGATGATATTAGTGAAATAGAAAATTATTTAGAATCAACTATTACTGTCATGGTCAAGGCTAATGCGATTTATGTTGATGACAAGCAGGTAGCTTTTGTTCAGGATGATGTTACGTCGGACGAACTATTAGACAAAGTAGGAGAACAATTTATATCAAAAGATGGGCAAGTTGAAGATATTGAAGTACAAGAAGAAATAACCATCGAAGAAACAAGGGTACATCCTGATAAAATAATGGACAAGGAAAGTGCTATTAATGTTTTAATTGAAGGATCTAAGTATACAGAGAATTATGAAGTTAATGAAGGTGAGTCCCTTTGGTCTATAGCTAGTAATGAAGGTAAGACTGTAAGTGAGCTTAGAAAAGCTAATCCACAGTTAGATGAAAAAACCTTAAGACCTGGTGAAAAAATAAGGCTACAAAAATCTGACAGCTACGTAAATGTTGAAGCTACTGAGAAAAGACAAGTAAAGGAATCAATTTCTTATGATACTGAATATAGAACAGACTCTTCTATGTGGTCAGGTGAGACAAGGGTGGTCGAACCGGGTAAAGCAGGTGTACGCGTGGTAACTTATCGTGTTGTTAAGGAAAACGGGGAAGAGAAAACAAGAGAAGTTTTAAATAAAGAGGTTATTGAAGAACCGAAGAACAGAGTGGTTGCTCGTGGTACCTCTGCACGTCCAGGCGCAATGTCTAATGATGGTAGATTTTTATTTCCCATTGATCCTTCAGAAGGTAAAATCACCTCAAGATATGGTAAACGGGGTAGGGGGTTCCACCAAGGACTAGACTATGGAGCATCCCAAGGGACTCCAGTGAGAGCAGCAGCTGACGGTAAAGTTACTCACTCTGGGTATCGTGGGGGGTATGGTAATTTAGTAATAATTAGTCATTCAAATGGCTACGAAACTTATTATGCTCATAATTCTTCTAACCATGTTTCAACAGGAGAGTATGTAAACCAAGGTGATGTAGTTGCTCTTGTTGGTTCAACAGGAAATAGTACGGGTCCTCATTTGCACTTTGAAATTCACAGAAATGGTCAACATACTGATCCATTAAACTATTTTAATACGTCTGATTTATAG
- a CDS encoding NusG domain II-containing protein produces MSLKKYLKVITVGDIIITGVLLIAIALSIFFFWGGNLGQEDEGVAVIELDGEIVKEIDMPSEGETKKVAVSLIDEDYNAVVELEHNRVRLKRMPSEICPLHICSDTGWISQERQAIVCIPNDLMIYLEGGEPEDNDLDGITG; encoded by the coding sequence ATGAGCTTAAAAAAATACCTGAAAGTTATCACAGTTGGAGACATAATAATAACTGGTGTTTTATTGATAGCTATTGCTCTAAGTATATTTTTTTTCTGGGGAGGAAACCTAGGACAAGAAGATGAAGGTGTAGCTGTAATAGAACTTGATGGTGAAATTGTTAAAGAGATAGATATGCCCTCAGAAGGGGAAACCAAAAAAGTTGCAGTATCTCTAATAGACGAAGATTATAATGCCGTTGTAGAATTAGAGCACAATAGAGTAAGGCTCAAGAGAATGCCTAGTGAAATATGTCCCCTTCATATCTGTTCTGATACTGGGTGGATTAGCCAGGAAAGGCAAGCAATTGTTTGTATTCCAAATGATTTAATGATTTATTTAGAAGGGGGAGAACCTGAAGATAATGATTTAGATGGGATTACAGGTTAA
- a CDS encoding winged helix-turn-helix domain-containing protein: protein MSYKVLIVEDEKPIADIIDFNLRKEGYETDIAYDGKEAIKKFDYFSPHVIILDLMLPEKDGFTICKEIRDKSAVPILILTAKDAEVDKVLGLELGADDYVTKPFSNRELLARIKALVRRVSLSSSSTKTEDEILAYQDIKINLKTAEVSKNGRSLDLTYREFQLLVYLVRHKGEVISRDRLLEEVWGLDYIGEDRTVDVTIRRLREKLEDDPGEPNYVMTKRGMGYYLRRA, encoded by the coding sequence ATGAGTTATAAAGTATTAATTGTAGAAGATGAAAAGCCGATTGCTGACATTATTGATTTTAATTTAAGGAAGGAAGGATATGAAACTGATATAGCTTATGATGGAAAAGAAGCTATAAAGAAGTTTGATTATTTTTCACCACATGTTATTATTTTAGATTTGATGTTACCTGAAAAAGATGGTTTTACTATCTGTAAGGAGATTCGGGATAAAAGTGCGGTACCAATATTGATACTAACAGCTAAAGATGCTGAAGTAGATAAAGTATTAGGACTAGAATTAGGTGCAGATGATTATGTTACTAAACCATTTAGTAACCGAGAGCTTCTAGCAAGAATAAAAGCTCTTGTTAGACGTGTATCATTATCGTCTAGTTCAACAAAAACTGAAGATGAAATATTAGCATATCAAGATATAAAAATTAACTTAAAAACAGCTGAAGTTAGCAAAAATGGGCGCTCTTTAGATTTGACCTATCGAGAGTTTCAATTATTAGTATATCTGGTAAGACATAAGGGAGAAGTTATATCACGTGATAGATTACTTGAAGAGGTATGGGGACTTGATTATATCGGAGAAGATCGAACTGTTGATGTGACTATTAGAAGATTACGAGAAAAACTAGAAGATGATCCTGGTGAGCCCAATTATGTAATGACGAAACGGGGTATGGGTTATTACCTAAGGAGGGCGTAG
- a CDS encoding ATP-binding protein → MFKTVQWKLVVIFLLLMLLAMELISVYLLQSLDQYYLDDYRERMSSEADLIRSLLERHLAEEQDEEYISQLIEEFGKQAQNEITVLDENGRILATSSGEENLPGKVIAEQEITRALSGNRGTDIKLNQSTNVREKSLAIPVERGNQILGAIYLVGSLERVDETLGEVRTILFTGTVFAMIVTVVLGIILSRTITRPVQVVTQTAQAMAQGDFNQRIEVKSDDEIGNLGKMFNYLAYRLDHTLKEISSEKAKVEAILTQMSDGVIAVNRNREIIHINPAAEKMLDLDGEKLINHSAEPIIDKFVTNDEFQNMLEGDNFIRKEKNITTNEKRVLQAQLVPFKAERKQHEGVIIALNDITEQQDLIQMRQEFVANVSHELRTPLTTVKSYIETLLDGAYKDEKVSQNFLDVVYKETNRMVSMVKELMVLSQLDRKEPVIEFNSIDVKEVVYRSVNFIEPIKKDRNINLQVNISSENDDIYIQGDSNKLTQVFTNLLENAIKYSVYGGQVDLELSCVEKAVEIKVKDNGIGIPSKDLPRIFERFYRVEKARSRAQGGTGLGLAIAREIIQAHGGDITVSSQEGKGTEVYLFLPKVQEAHYVGAS, encoded by the coding sequence ATGTTTAAAACCGTCCAATGGAAGCTTGTGGTTATATTTTTATTATTAATGTTATTAGCTATGGAATTGATAAGTGTTTATCTTCTTCAATCATTAGATCAATATTATCTTGATGATTATAGAGAACGAATGAGTTCAGAAGCTGATCTAATTAGAAGTTTATTAGAACGACATCTAGCCGAAGAACAAGATGAAGAGTATATATCACAGCTAATCGAAGAATTTGGTAAACAAGCTCAAAATGAGATTACTGTATTGGATGAGAACGGAAGAATTTTAGCCACATCTTCGGGGGAAGAAAACTTACCTGGAAAAGTCATCGCAGAACAAGAAATAACGCGAGCTTTATCGGGAAACAGAGGTACAGATATCAAATTAAATCAAAGCACTAATGTACGCGAAAAATCTCTAGCCATTCCTGTTGAAAGAGGCAATCAAATTTTAGGAGCAATATATCTTGTAGGATCATTAGAGAGAGTGGATGAAACTTTAGGTGAGGTAAGGACTATTTTATTTACAGGAACAGTATTTGCAATGATTGTGACAGTAGTATTGGGCATTATTCTTTCTAGAACAATCACAAGGCCAGTTCAAGTTGTCACACAAACAGCTCAAGCAATGGCTCAAGGTGATTTTAATCAAAGAATTGAGGTGAAAAGTGATGATGAAATAGGAAATTTAGGAAAGATGTTTAATTATTTAGCCTATCGACTTGATCACACCTTAAAAGAAATTTCATCTGAAAAAGCAAAAGTAGAAGCTATACTTACACAGATGAGTGATGGAGTAATTGCAGTGAATAGAAATCGCGAAATTATTCATATTAATCCTGCAGCAGAAAAAATGTTAGATTTAGATGGAGAAAAGTTAATAAATCACTCTGCAGAACCAATAATAGATAAGTTTGTGACCAATGATGAGTTTCAAAATATGCTAGAAGGAGATAACTTTATAAGAAAAGAAAAAAATATTACAACAAATGAGAAAAGAGTATTGCAAGCACAATTAGTTCCTTTCAAAGCTGAAAGGAAACAACATGAGGGTGTAATAATTGCTCTAAATGATATTACTGAACAACAGGATCTAATACAAATGCGACAAGAATTTGTTGCTAATGTTTCACATGAACTGCGAACACCACTTACAACTGTAAAAAGTTATATTGAAACACTACTAGATGGAGCTTATAAAGATGAGAAGGTTTCTCAAAATTTTTTAGATGTTGTTTATAAAGAGACAAATAGAATGGTTTCTATGGTAAAAGAATTAATGGTCCTATCACAATTAGATAGAAAAGAACCAGTAATTGAGTTTAACTCTATAGATGTTAAAGAAGTAGTTTATAGAAGTGTTAATTTTATTGAGCCTATAAAAAAAGATAGGAATATTAATTTACAAGTTAATATTTCAAGTGAAAATGATGATATTTATATACAAGGAGACAGCAATAAATTAACCCAAGTTTTTACAAATCTATTAGAGAATGCTATCAAGTATAGTGTATATGGTGGTCAAGTAGATTTAGAACTTTCTTGTGTAGAAAAAGCTGTTGAAATTAAAGTTAAGGATAATGGTATAGGAATTCCATCAAAAGATCTACCAAGAATATTTGAACGTTTTTATAGAGTTGAAAAGGCTCGTTCTAGGGCACAAGGAGGAACAGGGTTAGGTCTCGCTATTGCGAGAGAGATAATTCAAGCTCATGGTGGAGATATTACTGTATCTAGTCAAGAAGGTAAGGGAACAGAAGTTTATTTATTCTTACCAAAAGTTCAGGAGGCACATTATGTTGGAGCGAGTTAA